The DNA sequence GCGGAGCGGGAACAAAGGAACATTTTCTTGAAGTATTTGAAAAAGCAAATGTTGATGCATGTTTAGCGGCAAGTTTATTTCATTATAAAGAATTAGAAATAGCAGATTTAAAAAATTATTTACATCAAAATAATATAAATGTAAGAATATGATAAACATTGGAAATATTGATTTTTCAAAACTTGATGGATTAGTTCCCGCAATCGTAATTGATGAAATAACTAATCAAGTTTTAATGCTCGGATTTATGAATAACGATGCATTAACTCAAACTATTGAAAAACAAAAAGTTGTTTTTTTTAGCAGAACAAAAAATAAACTTTGGCTTAAAGGTGAAACATCCGGAAATTATTTAAATGTGGTTTCCATAAATTCCGATTGCGATAATGACACATTACTTATTTATGCAAAGCCAGATGGACCGACTTGTCATACCGGCTCGTATTCATGTTTTGCAGAAGTAGATAAAAATAACATTCAATTTTTAGATTATTTGTATAAATTAGTAAAAAGTAGAAAAGTTGAACTTCCGGAAAATTCTTATACTACAAAATTATTTCAGCAAGGACCAAACCGAATAATTCAAAAAGTTGGCGAAGAAGCAATAGAAACAGTAATCGCAGCGAAGAATAATGATAAGGAAGAAATAATTAATGAAGTATCAGATTTAATATTCCACTTATTTGTAATGTTAGCCGATCAAGGAATTGAGTTTTCCGAAATAATTTCAAATCTTCAAAAACGCCATTCTGATAAAAAATAATTATTTGGTTATATTTCAATTGAATCAATTTTTAAAATGATACGATCTTTTTAAAAGATCGTATCTTTAATATTTAATTAGGTTTTTCAAATGTCTGTAATTGATGAGCAAAATAAAATTGTAAAAGAATTTTCTGATCTAATAGAGTGGGAAGATAAATATTCATTATTAATTAAAATGGGTAAAGAACTTGGTGAGTTAGATCCGGAAATTAAAATTGATAAAAACAAAATATCCGGTTGTCAATCGCAAGTTTGGATGCATGCAAAATTGGAAAACGGTAAAATGCAAATTGTTGGCGATAGCGATGCGATGATTGTAAAAGGTTTAGTTGCACTTTTAATTAAAGTTTATTCAAATCAAAAACCGGAAGATATTCTTTCATCACCGCCAAAATTCCTAAATGAAATTGGAATTGATAAACATCTTTCTCCAACTCGTAAAAACGGTTTGGGAGCTATGTTAAAACAAATTCAATTATTTGCAATTGCATTTAAAACATTAGGTAAATAAGATGTTTAAAGTTATTGTAAGTTTAATATTTATTTTGTCCTCTTTAATTTATTCTCAAAATAATGAAATCGCGAAATACGGAAAAATTTTAAAATTCAAATCGTCTCACTCATCTTTTCCTCATAAAAACAGGCAAGGTGGATATACATATAAAAACACGCACTACAAAGCTGATGAACATTATAGTAATTCTGATGTAATGATTTTTATTCCAAATAATTTTACGATTAAAGATTCTGTTGATCTTGTTTTTTATTTTCATGGTTGGTATAATAATATTGATTCATCTATAACTCAATTCAATCTTATTGAACAGTTTTACCAAAGTAAAAAAAATGCAATTTTAGTTTTGCCGGAAACAGCAAAAAACTCTCCCGATTCATACGGAGGAAAATTAGAAGAGAAGGAAACATTTAGTGAATTAGTTGAAGATATAAATGAAGAATTGAATGATATATTTAATAATGAAATCAAAATTAGAAATATTACATTGGCAGGACACAGCGGAGCTTACAGAATAATTGCTTTTATTTTATTGAATGGTGGAATTACTAATAAAATTAATAATGTTTTTCTTTTTGATGCACTTTATAATGATGCTGAAAAATTTACTTATTGGTTAGACAATTATAATGGAAAATTCATAAATATTTATACCCAAAATGGTGGAACAAAATCGGAATCAGAAAATTTAATACTTTGTTTGGAAGGCTGGAAGCTTAATC is a window from the Ignavibacteriota bacterium genome containing:
- a CDS encoding SufE family protein, with product MSVIDEQNKIVKEFSDLIEWEDKYSLLIKMGKELGELDPEIKIDKNKISGCQSQVWMHAKLENGKMQIVGDSDAMIVKGLVALLIKVYSNQKPEDILSSPPKFLNEIGIDKHLSPTRKNGLGAMLKQIQLFAIAFKTLGK
- a CDS encoding bifunctional phosphoribosyl-AMP cyclohydrolase/phosphoribosyl-ATP diphosphatase HisIE encodes the protein MINIGNIDFSKLDGLVPAIVIDEITNQVLMLGFMNNDALTQTIEKQKVVFFSRTKNKLWLKGETSGNYLNVVSINSDCDNDTLLIYAKPDGPTCHTGSYSCFAEVDKNNIQFLDYLYKLVKSRKVELPENSYTTKLFQQGPNRIIQKVGEEAIETVIAAKNNDKEEIINEVSDLIFHLFVMLADQGIEFSEIISNLQKRHSDKK